A region of the Candidatus Anstonellales archaeon genome:
AGTAACAAGTGATTTTGCCCTATTGCTCTCCTTGTGTATCAATCTCCGAGAGCCATATATGGTGCTTTTTCCCTTGCAGTTGCATGCAAGAGCCACAAGTGGAGGAAAAAGGTCTGGACAATCGGTGGCATCAAACTCAAAAGAGCAAAGTGATGAAGACAAAACAGAAACTGATCCCTCTTTGCACCTTACTTTGGCGCCTGTAAGCGTGAGGGCATCAACTATTTTTTTGTCTGGCTGTAAAGAAGATTCACTCAAACCACGTACAGTTATATTACCGGCAATTGCACCTGCCACTAGGAGAAAGGAGGCACTTGACCAATCACCTTCAACATAGAAGGTAGCTGGCTTGTACTCCTGATTTGCAGGAATGTTAAAGATTCCTTTTTCAACATCAGCCTCTATTTTTACTCCAAATTTTGATAAAACTGAAAGGCTTATGGCTACATAGGGCTTGCTGGCAAGCCTCCTTGCAACTAAGGTGGAGTCGTTTTTGCATAGTGGAAGCGCAAATAAGAAGCCAGATATAAGCTGTGAGCTTATTAAACCATCAACTTCTATTCTGCCTCCTATCAGAGGCCCTCTAACAATAATGGGAGGCCTTCCCAGATTGGTTTTACAGTAGGCACCTGCAGCCTGCATGGGAGCTTCTATTTCGCCTAGATAGCGAGAAAGAAGAGAACCCGTTGCGTTTAGTACAACTGTTTGGCTGCAAAGGGCGGATATTGGAGTAAAAAGCCTTATGCATAAACCCGACTCTTTACAGTTAAGTTCTATTTTCTTTTTTCCTCTTCCAATGTTTTCTCCAGCACCTTTTACGATTAGTGAATCTTTTCTACGAGTTATTTTCGCTCCAAGATTTCTCGCTACACCTTCAGCTGCAGAGGCATCTTCGCAGCAGCTGATGTTCTTGATTTTTGTTTCCCCCAAAGCTAGGAGAGAGGCAGCTATTGCTCGCTGGCTCACGCTTTTTGAAGGTGGAGCAAAAATGCTTCCTCTAACATCTCCGGGTAGGATTATTTTCTTCACTTATCTGCACCCCTAATCAATTCCTCGCCTATCAGTTCAGCTATTTGGTAAGGGAGCTTGTGATTGGTGTTTACAGCAATATGGCATGCAGAAGCATACAGGGGGAGGCGATAGCTCAAAAGTCTTTTTATGGTTTCTTTTCTATTTTTGCCTATGAGGAGGGGGCGGTTCTTGTTGCCTCTTGTTCTCTTTAAAATCTCTCCTTGCCCTGCATAAAGCCAGATTACAAAGCAATTATCTTTCAAAAGAGCCACATTTTCTTTTCTTAGTACTATCCCTCCCCCACATGAGATTACTGTTTTATCATCGCTTAGAGCTTTTTTAAGTGCTGCTGATTCCATGTCCCTAAACCTATGCTCTCCAAAGGTATTGAATATGTTGGATATGCTCATGCCTACCTCCTTTTCAATAAGAACATCTGTTTCTGTGAATTTGAAGCCAAGCCTTTTTGACAAGGTCTTCCCCACGGTACTCTTTCCGCTTCCCATAAAACCAATGAGGGCTATTTTTCTTCGAGTCCTTAATTCAGGATAGCTTGAAAACGCGCATTCTCTCATGAGGTTGATTGGTGCTTTTCTTCCAGTAAATATCTCAAAGGCTGATGCTCCTTGAAATAGGAGCCACTCAAGAGGGGATATTATGGTGCAACCAACCTTTCTTGCATCAGAGAGTAGGGCACTTTTGCCGGAGTAGTTTGCGTCAAGAACTGCCATCGAGGGTTTAAGAAGCTTTCTGGGAACGATGCGCTCATGGGTTGAAACGCATGAAATTATTATGTGTGACCCAACAACTGCAGCTTTGAGTTCTCCTTTGCTTATGCCTATAGCCCTGCAGCCAAACATTTTACATATTTCTTTTGCTTTCTCAGTTGTTCTATTGGCGCAGATAACGTTTGATCCAGCTTGAGTTAGCGCCATAATGGCTGCTTTTGCAGAGCCACCGGCTCCGAGTACTACTACGGACTTTCCCTTTAGGGGTATACCGGCCGACTGAAAGGCTCTGAGAACTCCATCAGTATCTGTGTTAAAGCCGATTGATTGACCGTTTTTGAATACCACTGTGTTGCATGCACCGAGTCTCTCTACCTCCACGCTTGCCTTGTTTAATTTTTCTGCAATGTCTTCTTTGAGGGGGGATGTTACATTCATGCCGCGAAGCCCGATTTCCCTTGCAATATTAAGAACGTCCTGAGCGCTTTTTGCCAAAAGTCTAAAATAGATTGCATTTAGTCCACATTTTTTCATTGCAGATGTTTGCATTTGTGGACTCCGGCTATGGGATATCGGGCAGCCGACAACTGCAAACAAAAGCGGTTTTTTCATGTTAGTGCCTCCAGAATAGAGTTCATCTTTTTTACATCAATTTGTCCTTCGGCGATTTCCTTCCCAACGCTCCGGCTTGCATAGGTAAATGGGCTTCCCAATAGAGGAGCGACGATTCTTACGATACGTCCCTTTTGTCCCATTCCAACAACCAAAATTCTCTTTTTGTAGGATAGGAGCCCGAGAAGCCTTGCGCAGTCTCGCAT
Encoded here:
- a CDS encoding shikimate kinase, whose translation is MKKPLLFAVVGCPISHSRSPQMQTSAMKKCGLNAIYFRLLAKSAQDVLNIAREIGLRGMNVTSPLKEDIAEKLNKASVEVERLGACNTVVFKNGQSIGFNTDTDGVLRAFQSAGIPLKGKSVVVLGAGGSAKAAIMALTQAGSNVICANRTTEKAKEICKMFGCRAIGISKGELKAAVVGSHIIISCVSTHERIVPRKLLKPSMAVLDANYSGKSALLSDARKVGCTIISPLEWLLFQGASAFEIFTGRKAPINLMRECAFSSYPELRTRRKIALIGFMGSGKSTVGKTLSKRLGFKFTETDVLIEKEVGMSISNIFNTFGEHRFRDMESAALKKALSDDKTVISCGGGIVLRKENVALLKDNCFVIWLYAGQGEILKRTRGNKNRPLLIGKNRKETIKRLLSYRLPLYASACHIAVNTNHKLPYQIAELIGEELIRGADK
- the aroA gene encoding 3-phosphoshikimate 1-carboxyvinyltransferase is translated as MKKIILPGDVRGSIFAPPSKSVSQRAIAASLLALGETKIKNISCCEDASAAEGVARNLGAKITRRKDSLIVKGAGENIGRGKKKIELNCKESGLCIRLFTPISALCSQTVVLNATGSLLSRYLGEIEAPMQAAGAYCKTNLGRPPIIVRGPLIGGRIEVDGLISSQLISGFLFALPLCKNDSTLVARRLASKPYVAISLSVLSKFGVKIEADVEKGIFNIPANQEYKPATFYVEGDWSSASFLLVAGAIAGNITVRGLSESSLQPDKKIVDALTLTGAKVRCKEGSVSVLSSSLCSFEFDATDCPDLFPPLVALACNCKGKSTIYGSRRLIHKESNRAKSLVTEFKKLGGKLRVNGDKMEIFGQKLRGGVVDSQKDHRIAMACAVAALCAKEKTIIYGAECVSKSYPSFFEDLERVRT